TTTAAACTTTGATTATGGTTTTGTATGTCTTGGGATGAAAGCATATAATCCAGAATTTACAGCTATATTAGAAAACTTTGAAGATGCAGAAGTGTTAAATATCGGTGATAGTCGTCAAGCAAGAAAAATTATTAGTGGTACTGAAGAAGGAAGAAATATTATTTTTACTTTGAAAAAGATTGGTGTAATGTAAGAATAGTTTTACATTATTTTGAAGTTGAAAAAGAGAATCTCAAACTTTGCAAACTGGGTTTGAGATTTCTTTTTACAAAATTTTTTTAGAAAAGAGTGTTAAAAATATAGCAATCTTTTCAATAATATGATATTATCAATCTAATTAAATTTCATATTTCGACATTTTTTGAATACCAGTTTATTTGATTTTTCTATTAAAATAAAACACATTGATAAATTAAATATTCTGGCTATTTTTATAATATGAAGTTTTGTCACATAGGAGGAGAGAGTATGAAAAAAAATCCTTATTTTAAATCGGCATTGGGAATATATTTAAGTTATTGTATGTTAGGTATGATTTTAATTTTAATTTCATCTCATATGACATTTTTAGTTAAGCAGCTTAATACTGATGTGTCAGGAGTAGGTTTTCTTATTTCAGTAGAGGGAATTGTTAGATCGTCTACTTTATACTTTGCAGGAAGTTTATCGGACAAAATTGGTAGAAAGAAGTTTCTATACATAGCGCCTTTAATGTCAATAATTTTTTTAATTGGAGTGCCACTTTCTAAAAGTTACTACATAGCAATGATATTCGTAGCTTTTGCAGGTATATCACATGCATTTATGGATGCAGCTAGTTATGCATCTTTGATGGAGTGTTTTCCAGAAACCCCAGGTACAGCAAATATTCTAATAAAAGCCTCAGTAGCTACAGGCGGTGCAATTCTTCCTTATATCATATCCTTTTTTGTAAATAGAAATATGTTTTATGGAGATACTTTCTTTGTAATTGCAGTGGTAATGGTAATAAATTCAATAATACTATTTAACTCCAAATTTCCACAGGCTAATATTGAAAGGTCAAATGAGAAGATTGTAGAGGAGCATTATACAGAAGAAGCTAATTTCAAAAGAGAAGGAATAGCACTTGTAATAATAGGCTTCACTTCTAATGCTATTTTTACAATTTTTCAAACCTGGATTCCAACTTATACACAAAAGGTTTTAGGCTTTAATCAAATTTCTTCCCTTAAATTTATAACTTATTATAGCTTAGGTGCATTAGTATCTGTTTTAATTTTGGCAAAATTGTTACAAAAGACTGTAAAACCAGCATTAATAACATTACTTTATCCTTCAGTTGGTATCGTTTTATTGTTGATTTTATTGTTTGGACATGTACATGTTAATTCTATTAGTATAGTTTTAATTACTTTACTTGGAGCATCTTCAGCGGGAGTACTTCAAATGGCTCAAACTACTATGGGGGAGCTATTTTGGAAGAAAAAAGGTTCTACTATTGCATTGGTATCTACAGCTAGCGGATTGGCAGCAGCTGTAATTCCAGCATTAACAGGAGTTATTACAAAAAACTTTAGTGTAGTACATGTATTTTATTTTATGCTAATTTTATATGTTGTGGGAATAGCCTGTGGATCTGTAGTAAAATTAAGATATAATAAAATTATGAGGGGTAAAATTATAAAAGATGAGGCTATATGAAGATTAAGAGTCTGTTAATATAATGCAGACTCTTAATCTTTAATTAAACTATTTTCTTTTAAATAGGAAATAAATTTGTGAACAGCTGGTGGAAAGTATCTATTTTTTTTATATACAAAATAAATTTTTCTAGAGTATGATGGATTATTAATATTTATTTTTTTTACCTTTGCGTCTTTAAGTGCAGGTGCATCAGCAACAATAGCAACACCAAAATTGGCTTCTACTAAGGCACAAATTGCATATTCATCTGCTGCTTCGCAAACTCGTTGAGGAGATATTAGAACTTTTTCTAAAAGCTGTTCTGAGAGTTTTCCTAGTCCAGAATTTTTATCATAGGCAACTAAGGGGTAAGGTGCTATTTGTTTTAAATCAAGGTTATCAAATCTAGAAAGAGGATGATTTGGTGGAACAATAACAAATAATTCTTGATTTATAATTGGTACAAAGGTTAAATCAGGTTCATTTTCAACAAAGGATGAAAAGATGACATCATATTTGTCATGTTTTAAACCTTCAATCATTTCATCTGTAAAACCCTGTTTAAAAGAAAAGGTAACATTATTATTTTCTTTTAAATTCAAAAAACTACGAACAGTGGTGGGAATATAAACTTGCGCAAGAGGAGATATATAAGCAATATCTACATGTCCTTCTGAACTACTTGCAAGTTCTTTCATTTTCTTTTTAGAATTTTCTAGTTCGTTTAATATATTATCTACGTATTGCAGAAATATTTGTCCATATTTAGTTAAAGCAATATTCCGACCTTGTTTTTCAAAAAGGCATATTTCAAGTTCAGCCTCTAGGTTATTCATAGAGCTACTTAAACTTGGCTGAGAGATATTTAATTCTAAGGATGCTTGTCTAAAATGCTGCAATCGTGCAATAGTTCTAAAATAATATAATTGATTTAAATTAATTTTAATCACTCCCTAAAATATGCTATTGTTAATCTGTTAACGTGATAAATTGCATAATACTTACAAAAAAATAATGTAAAAGTTTACTTTATGTATATTATACCATGTTTGATAGATAAAAACTATCAATAAAGCGTGAAAGATGTATTAAAATTATCAAAAAAATATCATATAATATAATTATGATATGTTAAAAAAATAACTATTATGTTTGAAAGGTGATGCAAATGGAAAATATAGTACAAGTGAGAAATATAAAATTAGGAGAAGGTCTTCCAAAGATAGCAGTACCGTTTATGGGAAGTAATAATGAAGAAATACTTAAAGAAGTTGAATACTTAAAGACAATTAAAGTTGATATAGCAGAATGGAGAATTGACTACTATAAAGATGTTGAAAATTTAGAAAAAGTAAAAGAAATTCTAAGTATGGTAAGAAAAGCACTAGGTGAAATTCCATTACTTGTAACTTTCAGAACTGCTAAAGAAGGCGGAGAAAGAGAAATAAGTATCGAGTACTATGTAGAACTAAAAAAAGCAATTGCAGAAACTAAAAATGCAGATTTAATAGATGTTGAGTTATTTATAGCAGAAGATGAAAAAGTTAAAGATATTGTAGAAACAGCACATAAATTTGGATGTAAGGTTATAATGTCAAATCATGATTTTCATAAGACACCAGAAAGAGCTGAGATAGTTAAGAGACTATGCAAAATGCAAGAACTTGGTGCAGATATTCCAAAGATAGCAGTAATGCCAGTTGATGCAAAAGACGTATTAGAGTTATTATCAGCTACATATGAAATGAAGAGTGAGCACGGAGCTACTCCAATAATAACAATGTCTATGGGATCATTAGGAGTTGTTAGTCGTTTAGCAGGAGAAACTTTTGGATCAGCACTTACCTTTGGATCAGCAAAAACTGCGTCAGCACCAGGACAATTAGAAGCAAACAATCTTTACGAAATACTTAAATCAATTAGCACTAATAAATAATTAATACATAAAGGAGAGAGTAACATGGGAGAAAGAATAACAGGACATACAGAATTAATAGGATTAATAGCATATCCAATTAGACATTCAAGTTCACCAGCAATGCACAATGAGGCTTTTGCTAAATTGGGTTTGGATTATGCATATCTTGCCTTTGAGGTTGGAAATGAAGAGCTTGAAGCTACAATAAATGGTTTTAGGGCTATGAAGGTACGTGGAAGTAATGTATCAATGCCAAATAAAACAGTAGTACATAAATATTTAGATAAGGTGTCAGAAGCAGCTGAACTTTGCGGAGCTGTTAACACTATAGTAAATGATAACGGTGTTTTAACTGGACATATTACAGATGGTATAGGTTATATGCAATCATTAAAAGATGCAGGAATAGATGTTATAGGTAAGAAGATGACTATAGTAGGAGCTGGCGGAGCTGCTACAGCCATTGAAATACAAGCAGCTTTAGATGGAGTTAAGGAAATGTCAATCTTCAATATAAAAGATAAATATTTTGAAAGAGCTAAAAAGACAGTAAAAGACATAAATGAAAGAACTGGATGTAAAGCAACCTTATATGATTTAGAAGATCTTGATAAATTAAAGGAAGAAATAGCAGACAGTTATTTATTTGCAAATGCTACAGGTATGGGAATGAAACCATTAGAAGGAAAAACATACATTCCAGATAAAAGCTTCTTAAGACCAGACTTAATAGTAACGGATGTTGTATACGCACCAAGAGAAACAGAATTATTAAGAATGGCTAAAGAAGTAGGATGTAAGACTATGAATGGTTTAGGAATGATGTTATTCCAAGGAGCAGCAGCTTTTAAATTGTGGACAAATCAAGATATGCCAATTGAACACATGAAAAAGGTACTAGATATAAAATATTAATTAATAGGGGGATCACTACTTTGAATAATATGAAAAAATATTATCCAACAGCCTTTTGCCTATATTTAAATTATTTTGTGCATGGTATTGGAGCTTCAATACTTGCGCAAAACTCGAAATCATTACAAGCTATGTGGCACACGGATGCGGCAGCAGTACTTTATGTTATTTCAGCACTAGGAATAGGACGTTTAATTGCCCTTCCTTTCTCCGGTGCTATATCAGATAAATTCGGTAGAAGACCAACAGTTTTACTTGGAATGTTAATTTATGCAGCCTTCTTTGGTTTAATATTAATAACCCCAAATGCATCTGTTGGATTTGCAGTAGCATTGCTTGCAGGAATAGCAAACTCCTTCTTAGATTTAGGATGTATTCCAGCAGCAATGGAAATATTAGTGGAATCAACTGGACTAGCTAGTATTTTAACTAAGCTATTTATATCTATAGGACAATATGCTTTACCAGTTGCTATAGGTCTCTTGTTGTCAAACAACTTGTATTTTGGATACTCATTTATAATATGTATAGTAATATTAGTTATTAATGGTATTATATTATTAAAATTACCATTTGCGCCAATGAGAGCTAAAAAAGCGGAA
The Clostridium felsineum DSM 794 DNA segment above includes these coding regions:
- a CDS encoding MFS transporter, producing the protein MKKNPYFKSALGIYLSYCMLGMILILISSHMTFLVKQLNTDVSGVGFLISVEGIVRSSTLYFAGSLSDKIGRKKFLYIAPLMSIIFLIGVPLSKSYYIAMIFVAFAGISHAFMDAASYASLMECFPETPGTANILIKASVATGGAILPYIISFFVNRNMFYGDTFFVIAVVMVINSIILFNSKFPQANIERSNEKIVEEHYTEEANFKREGIALVIIGFTSNAIFTIFQTWIPTYTQKVLGFNQISSLKFITYYSLGALVSVLILAKLLQKTVKPALITLLYPSVGIVLLLILLFGHVHVNSISIVLITLLGASSAGVLQMAQTTMGELFWKKKGSTIALVSTASGLAAAVIPALTGVITKNFSVVHVFYFMLILYVVGIACGSVVKLRYNKIMRGKIIKDEAI
- a CDS encoding LysR family transcriptional regulator — translated: MIKINLNQLYYFRTIARLQHFRQASLELNISQPSLSSSMNNLEAELEICLFEKQGRNIALTKYGQIFLQYVDNILNELENSKKKMKELASSSEGHVDIAYISPLAQVYIPTTVRSFLNLKENNNVTFSFKQGFTDEMIEGLKHDKYDVIFSSFVENEPDLTFVPIINQELFVIVPPNHPLSRFDNLDLKQIAPYPLVAYDKNSGLGKLSEQLLEKVLISPQRVCEAADEYAICALVEANFGVAIVADAPALKDAKVKKININNPSYSRKIYFVYKKNRYFPPAVHKFISYLKENSLIKD
- a CDS encoding shikimate dehydrogenase encodes the protein MGERITGHTELIGLIAYPIRHSSSPAMHNEAFAKLGLDYAYLAFEVGNEELEATINGFRAMKVRGSNVSMPNKTVVHKYLDKVSEAAELCGAVNTIVNDNGVLTGHITDGIGYMQSLKDAGIDVIGKKMTIVGAGGAATAIEIQAALDGVKEMSIFNIKDKYFERAKKTVKDINERTGCKATLYDLEDLDKLKEEIADSYLFANATGMGMKPLEGKTYIPDKSFLRPDLIVTDVVYAPRETELLRMAKEVGCKTMNGLGMMLFQGAAAFKLWTNQDMPIEHMKKVLDIKY
- the aroD gene encoding type I 3-dehydroquinate dehydratase, with amino-acid sequence MENIVQVRNIKLGEGLPKIAVPFMGSNNEEILKEVEYLKTIKVDIAEWRIDYYKDVENLEKVKEILSMVRKALGEIPLLVTFRTAKEGGEREISIEYYVELKKAIAETKNADLIDVELFIAEDEKVKDIVETAHKFGCKVIMSNHDFHKTPERAEIVKRLCKMQELGADIPKIAVMPVDAKDVLELLSATYEMKSEHGATPIITMSMGSLGVVSRLAGETFGSALTFGSAKTASAPGQLEANNLYEILKSISTNK